The proteins below come from a single Clarias gariepinus isolate MV-2021 ecotype Netherlands chromosome 17, CGAR_prim_01v2, whole genome shotgun sequence genomic window:
- the picalma gene encoding phosphatidylinositol binding clathrin assembly protein a isoform X4 — protein sequence MSGQSITDRITAAQHSVTGSAVSKTVCKATTHEVMGPKKKHLDYLIQCTNEMNVNIPQLADTLFERTTNTSWVVVFKSLITTHHLMVYGNERFIQYLASRNTLFNLSNFLDKSGLQGYDMSTFIRRYSRYLNEKAVSYRQVAFDFTKVKRGADGVMRTMNTEKLLKTLPIIQNQMDSLLDFNVNANELTNGVINAAFMLLFKDAIRLFAAYNEGIINLLEKYFDMKKAQCKEGLDIYKKFLTRMTRISEFLKVAEQVGIDRGDIPDLSQAPSSLLDALEQHLASLEGKKVKDSTAASRASTLSNAVSSLANTGISFTKVDEREKQVALEEEQARLRTLKEQRLKELSKKPSTSSTTAASPVSTASGSIITAPAIDLFSTPSSTNSASKVPNDLLDLQPAFQPSLSLPTALPVANSWGDPFTSSESVDDSIPNFNPFLSKPVDAVPPPPLSSDAVSFPSRTPSHEMFSDSFCSSAPYSKTSLFHSEPSAVAGLFGGFSASPIPQPASSSGLSVDFDSVFGNKSTVNSTDAAVTSPSQGMPPIAELSGKLVSDDLESSLANLVGNLDIGNGTTKNDIYWSQPGEKKLTGGTNWQPKTAPTTTWNPASMNGMHFPQYAPSVMAFPATTPTGMMGYVMPAQMAPVTMMTQPTMMYTQPVMRPANPFGAQPSTASSPSSQSPLRPPGQDPFAQLSLKEFL from the exons ATCTGATTCAGTGCACAAATGAGATGAATGTGAACATCCCTCAACTGGCAGACACGCTGTTCGAGCGTACCACCAACACCAGCTGGGTGGTCGTCTTCAAATCCCTCATCACTACACACCACCTCATGGTCTACGGCAACGAG AGATTTATTCAGTACCTGGCTTCCAGGAACACATTATTCAACCTCAGTAATTTTTTGGACAAAAGTGGTTTACAAG GCTATGATATGTCTACTTTCATTCGGCGGTATAGCCGTTATCTTAATGAAAAGGCTGTGTCCTACAGGCAGGTTGCATTCGACTTCACTAAAGTGAAGAGGGG GGCAGATGGTGTTATGAGAACCATGAACACAGAGAAGCTGCTGAAGACTCTCCCCATCATCCAGAATCAGATGGACTCGCTTCTTGACTtcaat GTAAATGCAAACGAGCTCACAAATGGAGTCATCAATGCCGCCTTCATGCTCTTGTTTAAAGACGCCATCCGGCTGTTTGCTGCCTACAATGAAGGGATCATCAACTTGCTCG AGAAGTACTTTGATATGAAGAAAGCCCAGTGTAAAGAAGGACTTGACATCTACAAGAAATTCCTCACCCGTATGACGAGAATCTCAGAGTTCCTCAAAGTTGCCGAG CAAGTGGGCATTGACCGAGGCGATATACCAGACTTGTCTCAG GCTCCCAGTAGTCTCCTGGATGCACTGGAGCAGCACTTGGCATCACTAGAGGGAAAAAAGGTTAAGGACTCGACGGCAGCCAGCAG ggCCAGCACACTGTCCAACGCTGTCTCCTCTCTGGCAAACACGGGCATATCTTTCACCAAAGTGGATGAGAGGGAAAAGCAGGTAGCCCTAGAGGAGGAACAAGCTCGCTTAAGAACGCTTAAG GAGCAGCGCCTGAAAGAACTCTCCAAAAAGCCTTCCACATCCTCAACCACAGCAGCCTCTCCTGTATCTACAGCCTCTGGCAGCATCATCACTGCTCCAGCAATTGACCTGTTCTCTACACCCAGCTCCACCAACAG TGCTTCAAAGGTGCCAAATGATCTGCTAGATCTGCAGCCAGCATTCCAGCCGTCTCTGTCTCTTCCAACTGCTCTGCCTGTAGCTAACTCATGGGGAG ATCCTTTCACTTCTTCAGAGAGTGTCGATGACTCCATTCCAAACTTTAATCCTTTCCTTTCCAAACCTGTCGATGCTGTTCCTCCACCTCCTCTGTCTTCAGATGCTGTTAGTTTTCCTTCTAGGACTCCCAGTCATGAAATGTTTAGTG ACTCGTTCTGCTCCTCGGCCCCCTACTCTAAGACCTCACTGTTCCACTCCGAGCCTTCCGCAGTAGCTGGACTATTTGGAG GGTTTTCAGCATCTCCCATCCCTCAACCAGCCAGCTCTTCTGGCCTTAGCGTTGACTTTGACTCTGTGTTCGGCAATAAATCCACTGTTAACAGCACAGACGCTGCTG TAACTTCTCCGAGCCAGGGCATGCCACCCATTGCCGAACTGTCTGGCAAACTTGTGTCTGATGACCTTGAATCCTCTCTGGCCAACCTTGTGGGCA atctgGATATTGGAAATGGCACAACAAAAAA TGACATTTACTGGAGTCAGCCTGGTGAGAAGAAATTAACAGGTGGAACCAACTGGCAACCAAAGACAGCTCCAACCACAACATGGAACCCTGCCAGTATG AATGGCATGCATTTCCCACAATAC GCACCGTCTGTCATGGCTTTCCCTGCCACAACACCCACGGGCATGATGGGATATGTAATG CCGGCACAGATGGCTCCAGTGACCATGATGACGCAACCTACCATGATGTACACACAGCCTGTGATGAGGCCAGCTAACCCTTTTGGAGCACAG CCCTCAACTGCCTCTAGTCCCTCCAGTCAGAGTCCTCTCAGGCCTCCAGGACAGGACCCCTTTGCACAGCTTTCCCTAAAGGAATTCCTTTAG
- the picalma gene encoding phosphatidylinositol binding clathrin assembly protein a isoform X2 — MSGQSITDRITAAQHSVTGSAVSKTVCKATTHEVMGPKKKHLDYLIQCTNEMNVNIPQLADTLFERTTNTSWVVVFKSLITTHHLMVYGNERFIQYLASRNTLFNLSNFLDKSGLQGYDMSTFIRRYSRYLNEKAVSYRQVAFDFTKVKRGADGVMRTMNTEKLLKTLPIIQNQMDSLLDFNVNANELTNGVINAAFMLLFKDAIRLFAAYNEGIINLLEKYFDMKKAQCKEGLDIYKKFLTRMTRISEFLKVAEQVGIDRGDIPDLSQAPSSLLDALEQHLASLEGKKVKDSTAASRASTLSNAVSSLANTGISFTKVDEREKQVALEEEQARLRTLKEQRLKELSKKPSTSSTTAASPVSTASGSIITAPAIDLFSTPSSTNSASKVPNDLLDLQPAFQPSLSLPTALPVANSWGDPFTSSESVDDSIPNFNPFLSKPVDAVPPPPLSSDAVSFPSRTPSHEMFSDSFCSSAPYSKTSLFHSEPSAVAGLFGGFSASPIPQPASSSGLSVDFDSVFGNKSTVNSTDAAGGILKPTVTSPSQGMPPIAELSGKLVSDDLESSLANLVGNLDIGNGTTKNDIYWSQPGEKKLTGGTNWQPKTAPTTTWNPASMNGMHFPQYAPSVMAFPATTPTGMMGYVMPAQMAPVTMMTQPTMMYTQPVMRPANPFGAQPSTASSPSSQSPLRPPGQDPFAQLSLKEFL; from the exons ATCTGATTCAGTGCACAAATGAGATGAATGTGAACATCCCTCAACTGGCAGACACGCTGTTCGAGCGTACCACCAACACCAGCTGGGTGGTCGTCTTCAAATCCCTCATCACTACACACCACCTCATGGTCTACGGCAACGAG AGATTTATTCAGTACCTGGCTTCCAGGAACACATTATTCAACCTCAGTAATTTTTTGGACAAAAGTGGTTTACAAG GCTATGATATGTCTACTTTCATTCGGCGGTATAGCCGTTATCTTAATGAAAAGGCTGTGTCCTACAGGCAGGTTGCATTCGACTTCACTAAAGTGAAGAGGGG GGCAGATGGTGTTATGAGAACCATGAACACAGAGAAGCTGCTGAAGACTCTCCCCATCATCCAGAATCAGATGGACTCGCTTCTTGACTtcaat GTAAATGCAAACGAGCTCACAAATGGAGTCATCAATGCCGCCTTCATGCTCTTGTTTAAAGACGCCATCCGGCTGTTTGCTGCCTACAATGAAGGGATCATCAACTTGCTCG AGAAGTACTTTGATATGAAGAAAGCCCAGTGTAAAGAAGGACTTGACATCTACAAGAAATTCCTCACCCGTATGACGAGAATCTCAGAGTTCCTCAAAGTTGCCGAG CAAGTGGGCATTGACCGAGGCGATATACCAGACTTGTCTCAG GCTCCCAGTAGTCTCCTGGATGCACTGGAGCAGCACTTGGCATCACTAGAGGGAAAAAAGGTTAAGGACTCGACGGCAGCCAGCAG ggCCAGCACACTGTCCAACGCTGTCTCCTCTCTGGCAAACACGGGCATATCTTTCACCAAAGTGGATGAGAGGGAAAAGCAGGTAGCCCTAGAGGAGGAACAAGCTCGCTTAAGAACGCTTAAG GAGCAGCGCCTGAAAGAACTCTCCAAAAAGCCTTCCACATCCTCAACCACAGCAGCCTCTCCTGTATCTACAGCCTCTGGCAGCATCATCACTGCTCCAGCAATTGACCTGTTCTCTACACCCAGCTCCACCAACAG TGCTTCAAAGGTGCCAAATGATCTGCTAGATCTGCAGCCAGCATTCCAGCCGTCTCTGTCTCTTCCAACTGCTCTGCCTGTAGCTAACTCATGGGGAG ATCCTTTCACTTCTTCAGAGAGTGTCGATGACTCCATTCCAAACTTTAATCCTTTCCTTTCCAAACCTGTCGATGCTGTTCCTCCACCTCCTCTGTCTTCAGATGCTGTTAGTTTTCCTTCTAGGACTCCCAGTCATGAAATGTTTAGTG ACTCGTTCTGCTCCTCGGCCCCCTACTCTAAGACCTCACTGTTCCACTCCGAGCCTTCCGCAGTAGCTGGACTATTTGGAG GGTTTTCAGCATCTCCCATCCCTCAACCAGCCAGCTCTTCTGGCCTTAGCGTTGACTTTGACTCTGTGTTCGGCAATAAATCCACTGTTAACAGCACAGACGCTGCTG GTGGTATCCTGAAACCAACAGTAACTTCTCCGAGCCAGGGCATGCCACCCATTGCCGAACTGTCTGGCAAACTTGTGTCTGATGACCTTGAATCCTCTCTGGCCAACCTTGTGGGCA atctgGATATTGGAAATGGCACAACAAAAAA TGACATTTACTGGAGTCAGCCTGGTGAGAAGAAATTAACAGGTGGAACCAACTGGCAACCAAAGACAGCTCCAACCACAACATGGAACCCTGCCAGTATG AATGGCATGCATTTCCCACAATAC GCACCGTCTGTCATGGCTTTCCCTGCCACAACACCCACGGGCATGATGGGATATGTAATG CCGGCACAGATGGCTCCAGTGACCATGATGACGCAACCTACCATGATGTACACACAGCCTGTGATGAGGCCAGCTAACCCTTTTGGAGCACAG CCCTCAACTGCCTCTAGTCCCTCCAGTCAGAGTCCTCTCAGGCCTCCAGGACAGGACCCCTTTGCACAGCTTTCCCTAAAGGAATTCCTTTAG
- the picalma gene encoding phosphatidylinositol binding clathrin assembly protein a isoform X11 — protein MSGQSITDRITAAQHSVTGSAVSKTVCKATTHEVMGPKKKHLDYLIQCTNEMNVNIPQLADTLFERTTNTSWVVVFKSLITTHHLMVYGNERFIQYLASRNTLFNLSNFLDKSGLQGYDMSTFIRRYSRYLNEKAVSYRQVAFDFTKVKRGADGVMRTMNTEKLLKTLPIIQNQMDSLLDFNVNANELTNGVINAAFMLLFKDAIRLFAAYNEGIINLLEKYFDMKKAQCKEGLDIYKKFLTRMTRISEFLKVAEQVGIDRGDIPDLSQAPSSLLDALEQHLASLEGKKVKDSTAASRASTLSNAVSSLANTGISFTKVDEREKQVALEEEQARLRTLKEQRLKELSKKPSTSSTTAASPVSTASGSIITAPAIDLFSTPSSTNSASKVPNDLLDLQPAFQPSLSLPTALPVANSWGGFSASPIPQPASSSGLSVDFDSVFGNKSTVNSTDAAVTSPSQGMPPIAELSGKLVSDDLESSLANLVGNLDIGNGTTKNDIYWSQPGEKKLTGGTNWQPKTAPTTTWNPASMNGMHFPQYAPSVMAFPATTPTGMMGYVMPAQMAPVTMMTQPTMMYTQPVMRPANPFGAQPSTASSPSSQSPLRPPGQDPFAQLSLKEFL, from the exons ATCTGATTCAGTGCACAAATGAGATGAATGTGAACATCCCTCAACTGGCAGACACGCTGTTCGAGCGTACCACCAACACCAGCTGGGTGGTCGTCTTCAAATCCCTCATCACTACACACCACCTCATGGTCTACGGCAACGAG AGATTTATTCAGTACCTGGCTTCCAGGAACACATTATTCAACCTCAGTAATTTTTTGGACAAAAGTGGTTTACAAG GCTATGATATGTCTACTTTCATTCGGCGGTATAGCCGTTATCTTAATGAAAAGGCTGTGTCCTACAGGCAGGTTGCATTCGACTTCACTAAAGTGAAGAGGGG GGCAGATGGTGTTATGAGAACCATGAACACAGAGAAGCTGCTGAAGACTCTCCCCATCATCCAGAATCAGATGGACTCGCTTCTTGACTtcaat GTAAATGCAAACGAGCTCACAAATGGAGTCATCAATGCCGCCTTCATGCTCTTGTTTAAAGACGCCATCCGGCTGTTTGCTGCCTACAATGAAGGGATCATCAACTTGCTCG AGAAGTACTTTGATATGAAGAAAGCCCAGTGTAAAGAAGGACTTGACATCTACAAGAAATTCCTCACCCGTATGACGAGAATCTCAGAGTTCCTCAAAGTTGCCGAG CAAGTGGGCATTGACCGAGGCGATATACCAGACTTGTCTCAG GCTCCCAGTAGTCTCCTGGATGCACTGGAGCAGCACTTGGCATCACTAGAGGGAAAAAAGGTTAAGGACTCGACGGCAGCCAGCAG ggCCAGCACACTGTCCAACGCTGTCTCCTCTCTGGCAAACACGGGCATATCTTTCACCAAAGTGGATGAGAGGGAAAAGCAGGTAGCCCTAGAGGAGGAACAAGCTCGCTTAAGAACGCTTAAG GAGCAGCGCCTGAAAGAACTCTCCAAAAAGCCTTCCACATCCTCAACCACAGCAGCCTCTCCTGTATCTACAGCCTCTGGCAGCATCATCACTGCTCCAGCAATTGACCTGTTCTCTACACCCAGCTCCACCAACAG TGCTTCAAAGGTGCCAAATGATCTGCTAGATCTGCAGCCAGCATTCCAGCCGTCTCTGTCTCTTCCAACTGCTCTGCCTGTAGCTAACTCATGGGGAG GGTTTTCAGCATCTCCCATCCCTCAACCAGCCAGCTCTTCTGGCCTTAGCGTTGACTTTGACTCTGTGTTCGGCAATAAATCCACTGTTAACAGCACAGACGCTGCTG TAACTTCTCCGAGCCAGGGCATGCCACCCATTGCCGAACTGTCTGGCAAACTTGTGTCTGATGACCTTGAATCCTCTCTGGCCAACCTTGTGGGCA atctgGATATTGGAAATGGCACAACAAAAAA TGACATTTACTGGAGTCAGCCTGGTGAGAAGAAATTAACAGGTGGAACCAACTGGCAACCAAAGACAGCTCCAACCACAACATGGAACCCTGCCAGTATG AATGGCATGCATTTCCCACAATAC GCACCGTCTGTCATGGCTTTCCCTGCCACAACACCCACGGGCATGATGGGATATGTAATG CCGGCACAGATGGCTCCAGTGACCATGATGACGCAACCTACCATGATGTACACACAGCCTGTGATGAGGCCAGCTAACCCTTTTGGAGCACAG CCCTCAACTGCCTCTAGTCCCTCCAGTCAGAGTCCTCTCAGGCCTCCAGGACAGGACCCCTTTGCACAGCTTTCCCTAAAGGAATTCCTTTAG
- the picalma gene encoding phosphatidylinositol binding clathrin assembly protein a isoform X14 has translation MSGQSITDRITAAQHSVTGSAVSKTVCKATTHEVMGPKKKHLDYLIQCTNEMNVNIPQLADTLFERTTNTSWVVVFKSLITTHHLMVYGNERFIQYLASRNTLFNLSNFLDKSGLQGYDMSTFIRRYSRYLNEKAVSYRQVAFDFTKVKRGADGVMRTMNTEKLLKTLPIIQNQMDSLLDFNVNANELTNGVINAAFMLLFKDAIRLFAAYNEGIINLLEKYFDMKKAQCKEGLDIYKKFLTRMTRISEFLKVAEQVGIDRGDIPDLSQAPSSLLDALEQHLASLEGKKVKDSTAASRASTLSNAVSSLANTGISFTKVDEREKQVALEEEQARLRTLKEQRLKELSKKPSTSSTTAASPVSTASGSIITAPAIDLFSTPSSTNSASKVPNDLLDLQPAFQPSLSLPTALPVANSWGDPFTSSESVDDSIPNFNPFLSKPVDAVPPPPLSSDAVSFPSRTPSHEMFSDSFCSSAPYSKTSLFHSEPSAVAGLFGGFSASPIPQPASSSGLSVDFDSVFGNKSTVNSTDAAAEI, from the exons ATCTGATTCAGTGCACAAATGAGATGAATGTGAACATCCCTCAACTGGCAGACACGCTGTTCGAGCGTACCACCAACACCAGCTGGGTGGTCGTCTTCAAATCCCTCATCACTACACACCACCTCATGGTCTACGGCAACGAG AGATTTATTCAGTACCTGGCTTCCAGGAACACATTATTCAACCTCAGTAATTTTTTGGACAAAAGTGGTTTACAAG GCTATGATATGTCTACTTTCATTCGGCGGTATAGCCGTTATCTTAATGAAAAGGCTGTGTCCTACAGGCAGGTTGCATTCGACTTCACTAAAGTGAAGAGGGG GGCAGATGGTGTTATGAGAACCATGAACACAGAGAAGCTGCTGAAGACTCTCCCCATCATCCAGAATCAGATGGACTCGCTTCTTGACTtcaat GTAAATGCAAACGAGCTCACAAATGGAGTCATCAATGCCGCCTTCATGCTCTTGTTTAAAGACGCCATCCGGCTGTTTGCTGCCTACAATGAAGGGATCATCAACTTGCTCG AGAAGTACTTTGATATGAAGAAAGCCCAGTGTAAAGAAGGACTTGACATCTACAAGAAATTCCTCACCCGTATGACGAGAATCTCAGAGTTCCTCAAAGTTGCCGAG CAAGTGGGCATTGACCGAGGCGATATACCAGACTTGTCTCAG GCTCCCAGTAGTCTCCTGGATGCACTGGAGCAGCACTTGGCATCACTAGAGGGAAAAAAGGTTAAGGACTCGACGGCAGCCAGCAG ggCCAGCACACTGTCCAACGCTGTCTCCTCTCTGGCAAACACGGGCATATCTTTCACCAAAGTGGATGAGAGGGAAAAGCAGGTAGCCCTAGAGGAGGAACAAGCTCGCTTAAGAACGCTTAAG GAGCAGCGCCTGAAAGAACTCTCCAAAAAGCCTTCCACATCCTCAACCACAGCAGCCTCTCCTGTATCTACAGCCTCTGGCAGCATCATCACTGCTCCAGCAATTGACCTGTTCTCTACACCCAGCTCCACCAACAG TGCTTCAAAGGTGCCAAATGATCTGCTAGATCTGCAGCCAGCATTCCAGCCGTCTCTGTCTCTTCCAACTGCTCTGCCTGTAGCTAACTCATGGGGAG ATCCTTTCACTTCTTCAGAGAGTGTCGATGACTCCATTCCAAACTTTAATCCTTTCCTTTCCAAACCTGTCGATGCTGTTCCTCCACCTCCTCTGTCTTCAGATGCTGTTAGTTTTCCTTCTAGGACTCCCAGTCATGAAATGTTTAGTG ACTCGTTCTGCTCCTCGGCCCCCTACTCTAAGACCTCACTGTTCCACTCCGAGCCTTCCGCAGTAGCTGGACTATTTGGAG GGTTTTCAGCATCTCCCATCCCTCAACCAGCCAGCTCTTCTGGCCTTAGCGTTGACTTTGACTCTGTGTTCGGCAATAAATCCACTGTTAACAGCACAGACGCTGCTG CTGAAATATGA
- the picalma gene encoding phosphatidylinositol binding clathrin assembly protein a isoform X6, whose amino-acid sequence MSGQSITDRITAAQHSVTGSAVSKTVCKATTHEVMGPKKKHLDYLIQCTNEMNVNIPQLADTLFERTTNTSWVVVFKSLITTHHLMVYGNERFIQYLASRNTLFNLSNFLDKSGLQGYDMSTFIRRYSRYLNEKAVSYRQVAFDFTKVKRGADGVMRTMNTEKLLKTLPIIQNQMDSLLDFNVNANELTNGVINAAFMLLFKDAIRLFAAYNEGIINLLEKYFDMKKAQCKEGLDIYKKFLTRMTRISEFLKVAEQVGIDRGDIPDLSQAPSSLLDALEQHLASLEGKKVKDSTAASRASTLSNAVSSLANTGISFTKVDEREKQVALEEEQARLRTLKEQRLKELSKKPSTSSTTAASPVSTASGSIITAPAIDLFSTPSSTNSASKVPNDLLDLQPAFQPSLSLPTALPVANSWGDPFTSSESVDDSIPNFNPFLSKPVDAVPPPPLSSDAVSFPSRTPSHEMFSDSFCSSAPYSKTSLFHSEPSAVAGLFGGFSASPIPQPASSSGLSVDFDSVFGNKSTVNSTDAAVTSPSQGMPPIAELSGKLVSDDLESSLANLVGNLDIGNGTTKNDIYWSQPGEKKLTGGTNWQPKTAPTTTWNPASMAPSVMAFPATTPTGMMGYVMPAQMAPVTMMTQPTMMYTQPVMRPANPFGAQPSTASSPSSQSPLRPPGQDPFAQLSLKEFL is encoded by the exons ATCTGATTCAGTGCACAAATGAGATGAATGTGAACATCCCTCAACTGGCAGACACGCTGTTCGAGCGTACCACCAACACCAGCTGGGTGGTCGTCTTCAAATCCCTCATCACTACACACCACCTCATGGTCTACGGCAACGAG AGATTTATTCAGTACCTGGCTTCCAGGAACACATTATTCAACCTCAGTAATTTTTTGGACAAAAGTGGTTTACAAG GCTATGATATGTCTACTTTCATTCGGCGGTATAGCCGTTATCTTAATGAAAAGGCTGTGTCCTACAGGCAGGTTGCATTCGACTTCACTAAAGTGAAGAGGGG GGCAGATGGTGTTATGAGAACCATGAACACAGAGAAGCTGCTGAAGACTCTCCCCATCATCCAGAATCAGATGGACTCGCTTCTTGACTtcaat GTAAATGCAAACGAGCTCACAAATGGAGTCATCAATGCCGCCTTCATGCTCTTGTTTAAAGACGCCATCCGGCTGTTTGCTGCCTACAATGAAGGGATCATCAACTTGCTCG AGAAGTACTTTGATATGAAGAAAGCCCAGTGTAAAGAAGGACTTGACATCTACAAGAAATTCCTCACCCGTATGACGAGAATCTCAGAGTTCCTCAAAGTTGCCGAG CAAGTGGGCATTGACCGAGGCGATATACCAGACTTGTCTCAG GCTCCCAGTAGTCTCCTGGATGCACTGGAGCAGCACTTGGCATCACTAGAGGGAAAAAAGGTTAAGGACTCGACGGCAGCCAGCAG ggCCAGCACACTGTCCAACGCTGTCTCCTCTCTGGCAAACACGGGCATATCTTTCACCAAAGTGGATGAGAGGGAAAAGCAGGTAGCCCTAGAGGAGGAACAAGCTCGCTTAAGAACGCTTAAG GAGCAGCGCCTGAAAGAACTCTCCAAAAAGCCTTCCACATCCTCAACCACAGCAGCCTCTCCTGTATCTACAGCCTCTGGCAGCATCATCACTGCTCCAGCAATTGACCTGTTCTCTACACCCAGCTCCACCAACAG TGCTTCAAAGGTGCCAAATGATCTGCTAGATCTGCAGCCAGCATTCCAGCCGTCTCTGTCTCTTCCAACTGCTCTGCCTGTAGCTAACTCATGGGGAG ATCCTTTCACTTCTTCAGAGAGTGTCGATGACTCCATTCCAAACTTTAATCCTTTCCTTTCCAAACCTGTCGATGCTGTTCCTCCACCTCCTCTGTCTTCAGATGCTGTTAGTTTTCCTTCTAGGACTCCCAGTCATGAAATGTTTAGTG ACTCGTTCTGCTCCTCGGCCCCCTACTCTAAGACCTCACTGTTCCACTCCGAGCCTTCCGCAGTAGCTGGACTATTTGGAG GGTTTTCAGCATCTCCCATCCCTCAACCAGCCAGCTCTTCTGGCCTTAGCGTTGACTTTGACTCTGTGTTCGGCAATAAATCCACTGTTAACAGCACAGACGCTGCTG TAACTTCTCCGAGCCAGGGCATGCCACCCATTGCCGAACTGTCTGGCAAACTTGTGTCTGATGACCTTGAATCCTCTCTGGCCAACCTTGTGGGCA atctgGATATTGGAAATGGCACAACAAAAAA TGACATTTACTGGAGTCAGCCTGGTGAGAAGAAATTAACAGGTGGAACCAACTGGCAACCAAAGACAGCTCCAACCACAACATGGAACCCTGCCAGTATG GCACCGTCTGTCATGGCTTTCCCTGCCACAACACCCACGGGCATGATGGGATATGTAATG CCGGCACAGATGGCTCCAGTGACCATGATGACGCAACCTACCATGATGTACACACAGCCTGTGATGAGGCCAGCTAACCCTTTTGGAGCACAG CCCTCAACTGCCTCTAGTCCCTCCAGTCAGAGTCCTCTCAGGCCTCCAGGACAGGACCCCTTTGCACAGCTTTCCCTAAAGGAATTCCTTTAG
- the picalma gene encoding phosphatidylinositol binding clathrin assembly protein a isoform X16 → MSGQSITDRITAAQHSVTGSAVSKTVCKATTHEVMGPKKKHLDYLIQCTNEMNVNIPQLADTLFERTTNTSWVVVFKSLITTHHLMVYGNERFIQYLASRNTLFNLSNFLDKSGLQGYDMSTFIRRYSRYLNEKAVSYRQVAFDFTKVKRGADGVMRTMNTEKLLKTLPIIQNQMDSLLDFNVNANELTNGVINAAFMLLFKDAIRLFAAYNEGIINLLEKYFDMKKAQCKEGLDIYKKFLTRMTRISEFLKVAEQVGIDRGDIPDLSQAPSSLLDALEQHLASLEGKKVKDSTAASRASTLSNAVSSLANTGISFTKVDEREKQVALEEEQARLRTLKEQRLKELSKKPSTSSTTAASPVSTASGSIITAPAIDLFSTPSSTNSASKVPNDLLDLQPAFQPSLSLPTALPVANSWGGFSASPIPQPASSSGLSVDFDSVFGNKSTVNSTDAAAEI, encoded by the exons ATCTGATTCAGTGCACAAATGAGATGAATGTGAACATCCCTCAACTGGCAGACACGCTGTTCGAGCGTACCACCAACACCAGCTGGGTGGTCGTCTTCAAATCCCTCATCACTACACACCACCTCATGGTCTACGGCAACGAG AGATTTATTCAGTACCTGGCTTCCAGGAACACATTATTCAACCTCAGTAATTTTTTGGACAAAAGTGGTTTACAAG GCTATGATATGTCTACTTTCATTCGGCGGTATAGCCGTTATCTTAATGAAAAGGCTGTGTCCTACAGGCAGGTTGCATTCGACTTCACTAAAGTGAAGAGGGG GGCAGATGGTGTTATGAGAACCATGAACACAGAGAAGCTGCTGAAGACTCTCCCCATCATCCAGAATCAGATGGACTCGCTTCTTGACTtcaat GTAAATGCAAACGAGCTCACAAATGGAGTCATCAATGCCGCCTTCATGCTCTTGTTTAAAGACGCCATCCGGCTGTTTGCTGCCTACAATGAAGGGATCATCAACTTGCTCG AGAAGTACTTTGATATGAAGAAAGCCCAGTGTAAAGAAGGACTTGACATCTACAAGAAATTCCTCACCCGTATGACGAGAATCTCAGAGTTCCTCAAAGTTGCCGAG CAAGTGGGCATTGACCGAGGCGATATACCAGACTTGTCTCAG GCTCCCAGTAGTCTCCTGGATGCACTGGAGCAGCACTTGGCATCACTAGAGGGAAAAAAGGTTAAGGACTCGACGGCAGCCAGCAG ggCCAGCACACTGTCCAACGCTGTCTCCTCTCTGGCAAACACGGGCATATCTTTCACCAAAGTGGATGAGAGGGAAAAGCAGGTAGCCCTAGAGGAGGAACAAGCTCGCTTAAGAACGCTTAAG GAGCAGCGCCTGAAAGAACTCTCCAAAAAGCCTTCCACATCCTCAACCACAGCAGCCTCTCCTGTATCTACAGCCTCTGGCAGCATCATCACTGCTCCAGCAATTGACCTGTTCTCTACACCCAGCTCCACCAACAG TGCTTCAAAGGTGCCAAATGATCTGCTAGATCTGCAGCCAGCATTCCAGCCGTCTCTGTCTCTTCCAACTGCTCTGCCTGTAGCTAACTCATGGGGAG GGTTTTCAGCATCTCCCATCCCTCAACCAGCCAGCTCTTCTGGCCTTAGCGTTGACTTTGACTCTGTGTTCGGCAATAAATCCACTGTTAACAGCACAGACGCTGCTG CTGAAATATGA